The Dethiosulfovibrio peptidovorans DSM 11002 nucleotide sequence CATGGCAGCGATTCATGGTCCAGCCACTTTTTTTATAATAGTGGCTTCGGACTTTCGACACGAAAGGGATCTCCAGCAATTTTTCTCCTATGCCGTGTCTGGCCTCGAAGTGAAGCAGATGCTCCTCCGAGTTGGAGTGCTGGACCTTTTCGGCTTTTTCGTCAGGAGAGACGGGAGGAGGCATAAAATCGACTTCCCTCTCCCAGAAGGCGTTCCGAGCTAGAACACGAAATAACTCCCCTAAGGCGGATATATCGTAAAGACGATCTCCTTTTTCCAGAGGGACATCCTCCAAAAGCATCAAGAAACGCTCTCTGTCGTGCTCGTCGCATATGGGTTCCATCAGTTTATCGAGGTCTCTTTTACGCAGGGGCTCGTTTTCTAGAGATTCCATGCTCTTGTTCAAACGAAGCCAAAGGCCGATGTCCAATCCGACAGGCATAGGAGGGACCAGCATCCCCTTACTGGAGAACTCGAACTTATAGTAGGAAGGTATCCCCACTGCAGAGGCCAGTTCCTGAGCAAGACCGACCTCCACCTTGAATCCCCCGGTGGCGTTTATTATGCACCTGGGGCGTCCCTTCTGTTTCACGTCATCCGCTAGACGCATCACCAAATTTCTGAGTCCTCTGCGCCTGAAAGTATCGGGATGTTTGGGGTTCAGCCCCTCGATTCGGACCAGTTTGACCTTGGATACATCGAATTTTTCCGGAATAACGGTCTCCAACACCTTACCGACCAATATACCATCGTCGGTATCCGATACATACAGGATGACCTCTATAGGATCCAATGTGTCGGGAAGCTCTTCTATCATGCAAGCCAGTCCGTTGATCTCGGCACCGCAGGACTTATCGCTGACATCTAAGGTCCTCAGCCACCGAAGCAAACTGTCCGGAGAAGAGGCAAGCTCTTTTCCTATCGCTCTACCCGCATTCCCGATAAGACTGGTTCCGCAGGTCATCAATATGGTATCCCTCATCGTTTTATCCTCAGGAAGGGAGATCCAAGGGCTTGACGTAAAGCCTGGGAGGCTTGGCCTTTAGGTCGTTTTTGGCGACCTCCACCGTTATATCCTGCCCCATCTCCACTGCCTCCTTCATCGTAGCCTGAAAATCACTGTCTGCCAGGCAGGCCGCCGATTTATCCTCAAATCGGACTACCTCGCCGTCCTCTACCAGGGAGAACTCGAGCCTGTCGGCCTTTTTCTTGTTGGTAGAGGGGATCCTGCGGACCGTTACCGTCTTGCCTTCGGCTAGAGGATCTTCCTTCGGAGGCTCGGGAGGGAGAAGTTCGCCCTCCCAGTTGAGCTTTCCGTAGCCACTGGAGGTCTTTCCTCCTACACCCCACTTGTCCAGCGCCTCTTTAACCAGCTCGGTTGCCAGCCTCAGCCACTCCTGGCCTTCCTCTGACGGATCGTCGCACTCTATGACCACCTGAAAGGAACCGGACACCGACAGGAAGGATACCGGGACAGGAGAATCGAAGTCCGTCGGGGCGGATCCCCCTTTATCTCCGTAGTAATCTTGATGATGAGGGGTCATTATGTCCCTACAGACCTTCCGTCCCAGAGGCTCTATGAGGGCATCGTGAAAGATTATGTGCCCCTGGTCCTCGGTGGTCCCGAATATGACCGAGTGGGCCTCTCCCCCTTCTTTGAAAGAGTCGTCCGCCTCGCCCCAGATCTTGTGACAGTAGTGAGCTGCCACACCTTTGATGGAGCTTCCCGGTATAACCGGCGTGCCGTAGGTGTGGTGAAGGGTGAGCCCCGTCTCGGTGGGGCTGGCTCCTCCTAGCCCGCAGACCAGTCTGTCTTTAACCTTGAACTTGTTTATGGAGACCGTCCCGCCCTCTCCGGCCCAGGACCTCTCCCAGCGGGAGAAGGCGGTTCTGTAGAGGTCCCCCTTGCCTATCGTGTTCGACGCCAGATCGAAGTAAGCATCCCACACCGCAGGATCTCCCTGATCGGAGTTTTTCTGTTCCGGAAGATAACGCTGGAGAAAGAGCCCTCCGTGGGAGATTTTCGACCGGTCAAGTCCGGCGATCGCTTCCCTCATGGCTTTCATGGGATCACTCCTTGTCCTCGATAAGGCCGTCGGCGTACCTCTTGACCCAGCCGGCGGCGTCCATGGCCTCCCGGGATTTTCTCATGTAGTCCCTGAGCTGGCAGGTCCTGACCGATTCCTGAAAGTCCTGGCTATTGCCCTGGTGATCCAGCGTTGCCATCAGGTCCTCCACGACGTCGCCGTGATTTTTCGATATGGCGAAGGCCAGTGCCTGGGCGAGACCACAGCTTTGGATGAGAGCGGGGAAGGATCGAACGAAGCTCTTGTACTCTTTAAGCTTCTTATCCCTATCGGATCCGCCAAATCCGTCGATTCTATCGCTGACAGCCTTAAAGGCCCTCTGGGCGAAGCACTGTTCTCTGGTAACTGTCATGGTCGTCACCTACTCTTCCTGGAAGGACAGGGATACCCTGCCTCTGCCCACTGTGGCCTTTCCTCCGACCTGAAGGCACAGCTTGCCGGAACAGAACCCCTTGACTAGCTCGTCCTCGGAGACTCCCTTTACTGTCACCTTATCGCACCACACCATACCGGCCAGAACAGCCTCTGCGGGAAGGGCCTCCTCGTACCAAAGCCCACCGGTGGCGACCACGCCGTTTTCGGGATCGATGCGGATCCTTGCGTCGACCTGGGTTCCCATCTCCGAAAGGTAGTTGAACACCTCGTCGGACAGGACGACGAACCGTTTGTCAAACTCACCACGCCAACCTTCGTCCTCCGGAAAGACCTGTCCCGCCAGGAACTCCGCCCATTTGCCCACGTAGTCGCAGCCCTCCATGGGGACGTCCAGATCCTGAAGGTAGAGGGTATCGTCGCCGAGAACGGTCTTCTTGGAGGCAAGGGCCTTTTCGCCGGACAGGGAGGGGACTTTCAGATCCTCCAGGCCCGGGACTATTCCGGTCAGATCCCTGATAAGCTGTCTCAAAACCATTGGAGACGTACACCAGGCGAAGGTTCCGTATAGGCTCTGAACCGGCAAACAGACTATTCGGGCGTCGGAGAAGACCAGCGCTCCGGCGTTGGAGCTATCGTCTCCGGCGGTGCCGAAAGCGGCTTTCTTCTTGGCACAATCCTCTCGGCCCTTTCCGGCGGAGGCATCGTGATGATCGGCTATCACACCTTTGAGTGCGCTACCCGGGATGTAGGGCCAGTTTGTTACCTTTTCCCTGGCGATGGGCAGGTCTATATGGCCCACTCCTCTGCCTGAACCTACGTGAAGCGGGGAAAGGGCATGGATCCAGTAACTTTTGGATGTTTTATCTTTCATGGTATGTACGTCCTCCTCGTCTGCTATTTCCACAGGCCCCACAAGGCCAGTCCGTAACCGTCGTTTTTGTACAGCTTTTCATCGCTGACGGGCTCAAGCCAAACTTCCGCAAGTTCCGAGGCATCTTCACTTAAAAGTTCGAGAAAGTAGACGCTTCCAGCCGGGACCATCCTGGATAAAGGCTTGGGACGCTTCGTCTCGTAGGACCATCCGGACAGAGGCTCCCATCTGGACGTAACGGCGGAGATCAGACGAACCTCAACAGAGGTTCCAGGAATTTTTCCCTTTTTATCGTCGTCCAGCCATCCGGGAAGCCATCCTTTTTCGAAGACCGCCGATGTTCCAAGCACCATGCGGATACCGTCTCCGGGCCTAAGGCCCTTCAGGGCATCTAGAATTTCGTCGGGACAGCTCCACAGGGCCTCGTCTTTCGACCGATCCCACCGGGCCAGCCGCCGCTCACCGCCGAGAGGGTGATGTTCGCTCAAATCTCCTATTATTTCTCCGTAGGTCTCACATTTAACCCTAAGGGACATGGACATTCCCGGCTCTCTCATATCAAGTCCCGTGGTGGAAAACAACATACCGTCCTCCGCCGTCCCTTTTTGGGAATCTATGGATACGTGAACACGGTCTTCCTTTCGAGGAAAATCTTTAAACGGGGAGCTCCCTTTTGCCTTGTAATTTTCATCCTTAGGATCAATTTTAGGCATGGAGGCGACATCCTGGGCCAAAAGCCATTTGATCATAAGATCAGAACGCCAAAAAGGTGGGATCTTACCAGGCTTGAACGACTCTTCAGGTTCGGGCTCCATGAAAGGCAGATATTCCTCTTCGCCCAGATCGGTCCCACAAGAGGAACCGCATCTATCCTCCACACGACGAGGCCTCAACATAAACGGACCTTTCTTTTCGGCAGCATTGTCCTTTTGAACGAGAATATCCTTGGGAGCAGGAAAGAAGAGAAAGTCACCGTTAGAAGAGGATTCCAACGGCAAAGGCCCTAAAATAGTCATCGCCTTGAGACCATCGACCATTTTTTTGTCGAAAGACCCTCCAGCCAGCTTACCAATCATGGTTCTGAGAGACCCTGCCACAGTTGATGGTTTAGGCCAGTCCAGCGAGTGCATTCTGTTTCCAAAGGAAAAAGGCCTGCCGTCTCTGGCTATCAGAGGATCCTTAGGGATTATCCGTATCGTAGAAATCATGATCTGTCCTCCTCCTGCCCTGTCCCGAGGTGACGGGCGATGAGAAGCTCGGACACCAGGCTCTCAAGCTTTTCAACGGAGGTCACGCTCTCTATCCTCTTTTCCAGTACTTCGTCCATCGGCTTCAATGTACCGTCGGGGAACCTCTTTTTGCCTAAGACCCTCTTTATGTCCGCGGGGATGGCCTTCTCAAGTATCTTGCTGTCTTTCCAGTTACGGTAGAAATCGACCATGCTCCGAAGTTCGTAGGGGAAACGAGACGAGATCGTCTCGTCTTCGAAAAGCTCGGCCCAACATCGCAGCCTCACATCGACGGGAGAACCACCACGATATTGATCCCACCGTTCCCTAAAAGCGATAGGGGCGTTGCCCCTGGAGCGAACGACCACTGCCAGACCGTTTCTATCTGGCTCCTTGGCCAGAGTCTCAGCCTCGTCGGCGAAGCGAAGCAAATCCTCAAGAGGTTCTAAAAAGTGTCCTACTGCGATGCCGACGGAGAGGGAAGGTGCTCGATCACTGGGAAAATAACCGCGGCTTTTCTCAAAACTCTTCTCGAAAGCCTCCGCCAAGGCCTTAGCACATTCGATACAGCTGTCCAAAGGCAGGAACGCCAGCACATCGTCTCCACCGGCGTAGATACATCTTTTTATAACCCTTTCTTTGTCTTTCTTGTTAAGAATCTTGTGTGCCTCGTTGGCGAATCCGGCCAAATCGGAGGAGAAAACCCTGTGTCCTTCCGGGTCGTTTATGGACGATATGGCAGCACCCATTTTGTCCCCATCGGCTTTTAAGATCGCAAAATACGGATTGGGCTCGCCGATCTTTTTAGCTAGCTTTTCTCGACACTCTTTGATCTCCGAGAGATCTTCTTTCATCTCATCCTGAAGCTCCAGGATTCTGGACGGGAAGGCGGCCTCCCCCTGCAGGAGACCTTTTACCTTACTCAACGCTTCCTCAAATTTGCCGTACTCTTCGGGAGCCAGTCGCTTGGCTTTTTCAATCCATGAAGACGCAGCAAAATCATCGACAGAAAGGAACGTTTTTTTCGAATCATCGATGGGGCTCGCTACCCTTTTTATAAGTCCCAAGGCATCCAGCTGTTCCGATGACTTGAGCCTCAATGTCAGTCGCTTAGAGATATCGGACTTAAGGACCTTCTCCACGAGTTGTCTGTCTTTAAAAACCGACTCGTTTCTGCCGTCTAAAGACGACTTTTCCACCTGTCTCTTATCTGGATCGCCGGGCTGATAAAAATCTCGACAGTTTTTCCTGGCCCCCATTAGGCGGCCCACCTTGTCCCTGGCATCCTTGTAATTCGATTTACCATCATAGGGCACCCAGACGGAGAAGAACTCCAATGCCTGTTCTATCTGATCGTCCCAGAAATCTCTATTGACCAGCTCTCCGTACTCTCCAAGAACCTGGTCGCCGTAGCCCTTCAGGACCGACAGGGCCTTTTCCCTGGCCTGACGGACCACTTCCTTTGGATCTCCATTGGGAAGCTCCGCCAGTATGACGTTGGCAACGTTAGGGTCTCTGCCGTCGGAGACGTTCAGAGAGTCCTTTTGGGGGAAAATGAGAACACCACCGTTCTCTCTGACCGATCGGGCGGTCTCCATACAGATCTCCGAAAGGAGCCGGGATCCGAACCACAGGTCCCTTGTTCTCCTGGCGGCTGCGATAAAGGGCTGGACGGGACCGATGGATATGTTAATCAGATAGCCGCTCATCGGGACACCTCCTGAAAACCTTGAGATTTGGCGTAGGCCATGAAGGCATCAAATACGTTCTTACCTCCCATAGGCTTGCAGTTCATGGCCTTTGTATCCTCCAGAGAAGTCTCCACGCTATCCTTAAACTCCTCACTTCGGCCATGACTTACCCACTTCCCAGACAAATCCAACGCCCTAAGAAAAGGAGGAGGTAATAAAAACAAGCCCGAACGCCATGAACCATCCACAAAAATGGGTCTAGTGATAATGGGGCTGGACATTCTCTCCGCACCCGATGGTTTTATGGTTGTTGGGGAAGGATCCCTATCCGAACGAGCCCGATTTTTATCCCCATCAACGAATTGGAAAATAATAGGCAGGCCGAGATGAGCCCTCGGGAAAGACCTCCGTGCGACATTGGGGACTATCGGCTCGGAGTGTTTTGGGGTAGAGCAACCGGTAATATCTCTTATAGCATCGGCCTCCGGCCAAAAAGTACGACCTGGAACATGAAGCACCTTGCCATTATTTAATACTTTCTCATGAATAGCCCCTCTAAAACCCTGCCTGAAGGATCGATAAACCTCAACTGAATCTCTCCAAGCTGCCATGGCTCCTCCCTTAGGATTTGATATCAACACGCTAGCAAACACGCCATCAGACAAGCAATTTGAGAGATAGTCCTCTCCCAGATCAGTCCCATCGTTATGCAAAGCTCCAAGACCTCTCCTGGTACGGCTACCTATTCCACCAAAGGAAAGCCAGGCTCGCAACGCACACAAGACCTCATCTCTAACAGACACCTTTATCGGAGTAGTTTTCTTTATATCCTGATATCCATCGATATAGTCTGGAGCGGAGACGTTCAAATCGAAAGAAAGCCCTTCAGTAGCAACTTCCTGTCCGTTCTGCTTGGCGGAGAATAAGGCATACTGCTCTGGGCCAAAATTTTTAAACCGATCGACAGCCTTAGTTTCAATTGAAGTGTGTTTTGATACCGATATCCTCACCGGGCTGGCTTTTTCCGTATCCCCCCATATCTGGGACTCCCTGTGGTAAAGCTCCTGGGAGGAGCTGAACTTTCTGCCACAGGTCGCCCTCCACCAGAAACGAAGGTGCCCTCGAATCGCCGTTCCCCGAACAGGGTGTTTCCCGTCTACCTCTCCCGCTTTAACCCCTCCGCCGAACATCGGGGTTACCACCGAGATACGGTATGTCTCCTCGAACGTTCCGTCGCCAAGGTTGCTTTCAGGTTTGGCCGGAGGCTTACTTCCTATAGAGCGCATATAGTCGTCACACTCCTTCCATTTTTACCCACTTTATAAATGTACACCACAACCGTTTTTATTCCAAGGGAAACCTACTTCAATTCAACGCTACAGGAAGCAGAACTCACGAAACCCTCGTGCCGAAACACCATGGTCTTCGACACCGACCCGTCGGGATTACGCCTCTCGTGGCATTCACGCTTAGAAAAGGCGTACAGAGGCACGACATCCCTATCGAGCAGAGCACGCTCCAGACAGGGCATAAGATATGGAGCCCCCCCGATCATGGCAAAACGGACTCCCCTCTTAACCGCCAGATCGGCGATGGCATTCGCACGCATTTCCAAGGTGGATCGATCGGGAACATCAGAGAAGGTCAAGAGCTTCGACACCTCATTCTGATCGTAGAGATCGACGACTCCCGCCAAGACCTGCTCCGGCGTAGCCCTATGCTGGGTCAGATTTAAAACGATCACTCGGCCGCCTCCTTTATATTCAGTACTTCCCATTTAAGCCTTTCCCTATGCCTTCTTACCGTGGACCTGGCCACCTCGAGCTTTATGGCCCTATCCTTGGTTCCCACGGATTCGCCCCGATATTCCAGGTCTCTAAGATAATCCATATGGGTACAGTGATAGTTTTTCCTGTTCGTTCCCAAGAGTTCCGACCGCCTGGAGTCCTCTGTTCGCGCCAGCTCCGACGGAGACATGATGGAAGCTCCTAACACTGCCAGACTGCAATCGTCGCCAGTTCTCTCCCTTATCAATGTAGACAGATTGAGCTCCAACGCCGATGAAACCTGTTTCTCTCCGGCGGAGGCACACCAATCGACCATGGAGGCGCAGGCCCTGGCTGGATGAAAAGCTCCGTTTCTCTTTCTGTAAAGCGAGGCCGCCGGGCCGTCGGACATTAGAACGAATCCCTTGGTTCCCTTGTATACTTTTCCTCTGTAGAGACGCAGGCTTTTAGCCCCGTCTTTTCCCGTCAGAAAAACGGTCTGATTGGCGAACTCGCCTCCTTCAGGAACGCTGAGCATCCTTGCTCCTTTCTTGGACACCTGAACTATGGCGCCATCCCCTACGTGACAGGCCAGATATCTGTCGCCCCTCACTGCCACGGCCAGCAGGGTCGAGGCCATATCGTCCAGCGACAAACCCGCCCTATCTGCCGCCGCCTTCACCGCTCTCAAAAGGTCCTGATAAAGAGCTTCCACCGCCTTATTCTTTTTGAATTTAGACAGTTCGTCGAAACGATCGGTCAAGGATCTTCCCGCCGCCTCCACTGCTGCCTCGGCCCCAATATGAGACAGAGGACGGGATCCGGCCCCGTCGGCCAGTGAGGCGCATATCACCCCCTTCCGCCTGACGAGACCGGTCCTGTCCTGACAGGGCGTTCCGTTTTTGACGTGGTCTCTGCCGATAGCCCTGGCGTGAGCGCCGTTCCAGAGCTTCAGAGTGATCGAATAACCCATGACTACAGCGATGCCCAACCCTCGAGTCCCTTGAGATCCAGTTCGACCTTCTCTCCCGGGATGGACTGA carries:
- a CDS encoding PP2C family serine/threonine-protein phosphatase is translated as MGYSITLKLWNGAHARAIGRDHVKNGTPCQDRTGLVRRKGVICASLADGAGSRPLSHIGAEAAVEAAGRSLTDRFDELSKFKKNKAVEALYQDLLRAVKAAADRAGLSLDDMASTLLAVAVRGDRYLACHVGDGAIVQVSKKGARMLSVPEGGEFANQTVFLTGKDGAKSLRLYRGKVYKGTKGFVLMSDGPAASLYRKRNGAFHPARACASMVDWCASAGEKQVSSALELNLSTLIRERTGDDCSLAVLGASIMSPSELARTEDSRRSELLGTNRKNYHCTHMDYLRDLEYRGESVGTKDRAIKLEVARSTVRRHRERLKWEVLNIKEAAE
- the cmr4 gene encoding type III-B CRISPR module RAMP protein Cmr4, giving the protein MKDKTSKSYWIHALSPLHVGSGRGVGHIDLPIAREKVTNWPYIPGSALKGVIADHHDASAGKGREDCAKKKAAFGTAGDDSSNAGALVFSDARIVCLPVQSLYGTFAWCTSPMVLRQLIRDLTGIVPGLEDLKVPSLSGEKALASKKTVLGDDTLYLQDLDVPMEGCDYVGKWAEFLAGQVFPEDEGWRGEFDKRFVVLSDEVFNYLSEMGTQVDARIRIDPENGVVATGGLWYEEALPAEAVLAGMVWCDKVTVKGVSEDELVKGFCSGKLCLQVGGKATVGRGRVSLSFQEE
- a CDS encoding putative CRISPR-associated protein; this translates as MRDTILMTCGTSLIGNAGRAIGKELASSPDSLLRWLRTLDVSDKSCGAEINGLACMIEELPDTLDPIEVILYVSDTDDGILVGKVLETVIPEKFDVSKVKLVRIEGLNPKHPDTFRRRGLRNLVMRLADDVKQKGRPRCIINATGGFKVEVGLAQELASAVGIPSYYKFEFSSKGMLVPPMPVGLDIGLWLRLNKSMESLENEPLRKRDLDKLMEPICDEHDRERFLMLLEDVPLEKGDRLYDISALGELFRVLARNAFWEREVDFMPPPVSPDEKAEKVQHSNSEEHLLHFEARHGIGEKLLEIPFVSKVRSHYYKKSGWTMNRCHVKDRSEKELEVEWGNDMGLIKYILTVPKARGEEQLQAASLHISEKLKTL
- a CDS encoding type III-B CRISPR module-associated protein Cmr5; this translates as MTVTREQCFAQRAFKAVSDRIDGFGGSDRDKKLKEYKSFVRSFPALIQSCGLAQALAFAISKNHGDVVEDLMATLDHQGNSQDFQESVRTCQLRDYMRKSREAMDAAGWVKRYADGLIEDKE
- the cmr3 gene encoding type III-B CRISPR module-associated protein Cmr3, which translates into the protein MISTIRIIPKDPLIARDGRPFSFGNRMHSLDWPKPSTVAGSLRTMIGKLAGGSFDKKMVDGLKAMTILGPLPLESSSNGDFLFFPAPKDILVQKDNAAEKKGPFMLRPRRVEDRCGSSCGTDLGEEEYLPFMEPEPEESFKPGKIPPFWRSDLMIKWLLAQDVASMPKIDPKDENYKAKGSSPFKDFPRKEDRVHVSIDSQKGTAEDGMLFSTTGLDMREPGMSMSLRVKCETYGEIIGDLSEHHPLGGERRLARWDRSKDEALWSCPDEILDALKGLRPGDGIRMVLGTSAVFEKGWLPGWLDDDKKGKIPGTSVEVRLISAVTSRWEPLSGWSYETKRPKPLSRMVPAGSVYFLELLSEDASELAEVWLEPVSDEKLYKNDGYGLALWGLWK
- the cas10 gene encoding type III-B CRISPR-associated protein Cas10/Cmr2; this translates as MSGYLINISIGPVQPFIAAARRTRDLWFGSRLLSEICMETARSVRENGGVLIFPQKDSLNVSDGRDPNVANVILAELPNGDPKEVVRQAREKALSVLKGYGDQVLGEYGELVNRDFWDDQIEQALEFFSVWVPYDGKSNYKDARDKVGRLMGARKNCRDFYQPGDPDKRQVEKSSLDGRNESVFKDRQLVEKVLKSDISKRLTLRLKSSEQLDALGLIKRVASPIDDSKKTFLSVDDFAASSWIEKAKRLAPEEYGKFEEALSKVKGLLQGEAAFPSRILELQDEMKEDLSEIKECREKLAKKIGEPNPYFAILKADGDKMGAAISSINDPEGHRVFSSDLAGFANEAHKILNKKDKERVIKRCIYAGGDDVLAFLPLDSCIECAKALAEAFEKSFEKSRGYFPSDRAPSLSVGIAVGHFLEPLEDLLRFADEAETLAKEPDRNGLAVVVRSRGNAPIAFRERWDQYRGGSPVDVRLRCWAELFEDETISSRFPYELRSMVDFYRNWKDSKILEKAIPADIKRVLGKKRFPDGTLKPMDEVLEKRIESVTSVEKLESLVSELLIARHLGTGQEEDRS
- the cmr1 gene encoding type III-B CRISPR module RAMP protein Cmr1, encoding MRSIGSKPPAKPESNLGDGTFEETYRISVVTPMFGGGVKAGEVDGKHPVRGTAIRGHLRFWWRATCGRKFSSSQELYHRESQIWGDTEKASPVRISVSKHTSIETKAVDRFKNFGPEQYALFSAKQNGQEVATEGLSFDLNVSAPDYIDGYQDIKKTTPIKVSVRDEVLCALRAWLSFGGIGSRTRRGLGALHNDGTDLGEDYLSNCLSDGVFASVLISNPKGGAMAAWRDSVEVYRSFRQGFRGAIHEKVLNNGKVLHVPGRTFWPEADAIRDITGCSTPKHSEPIVPNVARRSFPRAHLGLPIIFQFVDGDKNRARSDRDPSPTTIKPSGAERMSSPIITRPIFVDGSWRSGLFLLPPPFLRALDLSGKWVSHGRSEEFKDSVETSLEDTKAMNCKPMGGKNVFDAFMAYAKSQGFQEVSR
- the cmr6 gene encoding type III-B CRISPR module RAMP protein Cmr6, which translates into the protein MKAMREAIAGLDRSKISHGGLFLQRYLPEQKNSDQGDPAVWDAYFDLASNTIGKGDLYRTAFSRWERSWAGEGGTVSINKFKVKDRLVCGLGGASPTETGLTLHHTYGTPVIPGSSIKGVAAHYCHKIWGEADDSFKEGGEAHSVIFGTTEDQGHIIFHDALIEPLGRKVCRDIMTPHHQDYYGDKGGSAPTDFDSPVPVSFLSVSGSFQVVIECDDPSEEGQEWLRLATELVKEALDKWGVGGKTSSGYGKLNWEGELLPPEPPKEDPLAEGKTVTVRRIPSTNKKKADRLEFSLVEDGEVVRFEDKSAACLADSDFQATMKEAVEMGQDITVEVAKNDLKAKPPRLYVKPLDLPS